The Serinus canaria isolate serCan28SL12 chromosome 18, serCan2020, whole genome shotgun sequence region GTATAATTGTCTGACATTTCAGCAATGATGCTGCACAGGATGGCTTCCTTCTTGAAAGGGTGAGCCATATGGATTGGTGTAGGAGAACTAGCAGAACCAATGTTTTCACAGACAAGGACAAATTTAACTTTCTGCTATTTCCGTCTATACCAATCCACACTCTGGAAATGAAACTTCTATTTTAAGTTGATGTCAGGAGAAGTGTTTTGATATACTGTTCTCTGAATCAACTGAATAGATGAGCAGGCAACAAAATGTACTTCAGTTCAGTGCAACTGGGTTATGAAATTAGTCAGCACTGTTATTTTAGATTCTTTGGCCTCATCTGTATCTCTATACAGCCAACAAGATTTGCTGAAATACGCGGTTTATTTCCCCAGTTCAATTCAAAACCCTACACATGTCAGTTTAGAGAGGGCAGTGATCACAGGATGGACTTAAGTTGTATTTGCATATTTTGTATGTGAAAATAAGCCATCATCTTTTCTGTTGGATTTTTCTCTGGCTGCCAGTTGGCAGAAGAGAGCTCTGTGGCCTAGACTGGTGTAGATGGGACATAGCAGAACATGAAGAGACCAGGCTTCAAGAATAGAAACTGGCATGCTTACATATCCTTTAAGAGTTGAAACTAGTTTTAAGTTTTGTATCACCTCAAATCAACTAGTGAAGAAACTAGTTTCCTTTTAAGATAAATTCAGCTTCTAGTGCTTCTAATGAAAATTGCTGATTGCCAGCAAAATTCCAATATTGTAATTCTCAGTTATTCAGGATTAATCCAGATTTCTTCACTTGTAGCTTCTGTGCAGTTGGAGGCTATTCCCACTGAGTAGTGCAGTTCTCTGGGTTTGCAAAGAGCTTTGTAAATGAGACACAGTGCAGAGCTAGAGGATCCCTCCTTCAGTTGTCCCAGTGATAGCTGGGTAATCTCTGAACTGATAAGAATATATCTTTTCTCAGAATTGATATGACTGTTGTTATAAAACACCCAAAATATGAATATCTCTCTCCTGGGTAGTCTCAAGTTGGATGCAGACTGAGAAATTTTCTAGCTTGTTACCAATATAACTTCAGTTGAGTTACTGTTAAGAATTTAGGTTCTTCAGCACTGTGCATTTCTGGTATCTACAATACCATCTTTGACTGATATTTCATTATGCTCTGTTCAACAAAATGTTCTTCTGGAGATAGCAAACTAAATGTAATTTCTATCGCCAGCTTCTGCAAACCCTTACAAGTTCATCAGGCAGATATTCCTTCTTGTTCCTAACATATTCCTCACATGGGACAGTGTGAGGGATCTTGCTGTGCCTTTCCTTCTGATGTTCATTAAAAAGGTGCCACTCAGagccttctgttctttttgtcTGCTCCATGGAGTGATCACTTGCAAGTGATGTGAAAGCCTGTTCCTCTGAGAGGATGTGAACCAGTGGGTGATAAACCCTACCATAATAAATCATCAGAatagaataaagaaataattttaggcATGCTGCTGGAAGAATGCCTAGACTTGCAGAATTTAAGGGTTTTGATGTCTGTGCTACAGGTACCATGATTTTCTTGCAAGTAGAATTGCACAGCGATTTCCACCATTCTTACTAACATCAGTAGTTTCTTCCTAATTGAAACATCATAGAATAGAACTGACCTTTGGGAATGTACAATTTGTGCTTAACTGCTATTTTAACTTGGAATGCTATAGGTTCTTTTCAGTAAATACACAGGAATAATTGGATACAATTACAGTGTTACGCATAGTTGTCAAAAAAAAAGTAGGTTCTCATAGAAACATATTCTAACCATATGTTTGTTTTATGTATATTCaatgttttgtctttttaagtTGCTTGTAGAACACTGAGataacaaaaaattaatattttcacatgGTGAGCTGATGACTTTTTAATCCCAACCCTGACAGGCTCCCATGGGGACTTGCTGGGGTGATATTTCAGAAGGAGTGCGAGTGGAGGTTCCAAACACTGACTGCAGCCTACCTACCAAAGTCTTCTGGATAGCTGGAATTATAAAATTAGCAGGTAAATGGGTTTTagttgaaattaaaataaaagaactatGTGAAGAGATCAAGTACTTTAGTCAGTGATCACCTGATGAGAGTAATGCTGACACTGGTCAGgttggcagagctgtgtctgtaGGTTATACATTGTGGTGCTGTTACTGTTCTATCTACACTGGCTGCTGTGATGCTTGAGAATGTCTATccttggtttgatttttttttttttttttttttttttaatttatttttaaatactgccTCACAGCGTGGTAAGAGTAGTGCAGAACTGAAAGGAGACATGGTATAAGCTGTCAAGAAGCCTCATTATATGAATCACTGGTAAAAAGTTAGAAATTCAAGGTTACAGATCTAAGATATGAAATAGCAGATACTGTGCgtaattaattttgttctcttttgtgCAACTTCTAAAGGTTTATAGTTCAAgaattttaatctttatttaaattgaCTTACATGATAATACATGCGCATTTATCAAAGTAATAAATTCTGTGCTTTAATAGCATCCAGAAATgtgtcaaaaaaacccaacttgctattaaaaattacatttagaaAACCAATATAATGTACATGATGATTAGTCGAGAAATATTCATACATATTTTATAATCTTGTTTcattcttgcatttttttaaaatgctttctttcagGTTACAATGCTCTACTGAGATATGAAGGATTTGAAAATGATTCAAGTCTTGACTTCTGGTGCAACATTTGTGGGTCTGACATCCACCCAGTTGGTTGGTGTGCAACCAGTGGGAAGCCCTTAGTTCCTCCTCGCAGTATGTAAATAGTAGTCTTACTGACTGGTTTCAGAGTCTCTTTATTAGACTAAATTTGTTCATGATCCAGAtagcaaaatattcttttacCATAACTTTTTCACTAGTTatgaattaataattttaactttTGACTGATGCTGTGTTTCTTGGAGTAGCCCATCTGATGTGACTCAAAGCTTTTAAGATTGGGGTGGCAGCAGTTTGCTAATCAGTTATGGGAATAtgcactgattttatttatacttTGTTATTAAGTTGTTTACCCTGGCCTATAAACTTAATCTTGGGTAGCACTCATTCTCTAAAGAGGCTTTTTGGCATTATTGTCATCTAGACCTTTTAATAGTCATCTGGGATTTCTTCTTTACATATTCCAGACTCTAATATTGTCTCTAACGGGCACAATTAAAAGTCAGTGGCTTATTTCTTCCCCTTCATTTACAACAGCCATCCAACACAAATACACAAACTGGAAAGCTTTTCTAGTGAAACGACTTACTGGTGCCAAAACACTTCCTCCTGACTTTTCTCAGAAGGTAAGGCTGATCCAGTATCAGTGATGTTCTGTaaagaaaactgcagcacaGTGTGAAGAACTGAAATACTTTACAGTGGCACATTAGCTCCTCTTGCAGTGAAGGAGGTACAGTAGTTTCTTCCCTTAGATACAGTTTTCCTTGCAATCCCTTCTACTGTTATGTCCACACTTGTCAGTATGTATTTGGTAAACTTTGCTCTAGAAAGTATAGCTGTCTGTAAAAACTAGTTggtctgttttaattttaaaatacccaatttaaaaaatccacagaaaaccCAGAAGTGCTCACAGGTTACCCTGtgatatttaagaaaaatgaaaactgatttttctaaTTCAGGAATTATTTGTTTCATGCACTATTTCAAGAAACTGAACAGAATATGTTAGTATAGCATGAATGTAGAAGGAATGAAGATTGTACTTTTAAatcttagtattttttttcctgctctggactAGGTTTCTTTCTGTCTTAGTCATGTCTTCAGGTGTGGCAGCTGCTGTATAATGTGTGGGAAGTTTACTTGCCAGTATTGTGAGATTATGGTGTATATAGTTTTTAATAGAAATGACAACAACAAGTCATTGTTTTACACTGCATGTAATGTtttaaaaccaaccaaaatgCCTTTCTGTGgttgttaatttttattttaaaattggcTCAGTTGGAAGCCAAATTGGCAAGATCTCAGTCCTTTGGAGAGGTGGTAATGAAAATGGCAAGTGACAgatgctgatttttaaatacagtctGTTTTCACAGAGCAGATAAAcatctctttccttccttttgtgtattttgaagAAACACTTTTGTAAATGGCCAGCTTTAATTATGTTGAAGGATTGTTTTCCATACcttaaaatgaagcattttaatcctgcttttaaaatgttgtattttGAGTGGATGACAAAGCAAGAACAAAAGATCTTGAGGTTTTTCTTGTTAAAGTTCTTTCTCAAGGTAACTTCACCCATTGTTTACAACTGAACAAACTTTCATTATGTCAATGGAAAATTCCTTGAACTTATGTGAGAATTTTATCTCATCTTAAGGGATGACCTTGAAACAATCAAGGCATTGTAGCATCTGTtctcagttttctgaaatattttcttacaatTAAATAGAAGACCAATAACTTGTGTCATTTCTCTGGGTTGATTAACAAGTACTTCAATTAAATGACAAGTGTGTCAATACTGTGctttaaaacacaggaaatgGAACACCAGAGGCTATTCTTACAGAATGTatgttttgtgttgtttcaAGGTGTCTGAGAGTATGCAGTACCCGTTCAAAACTTCCATGAGGGTAGAAGTGGTGGATAAGACGCACCTGTGCCGGACAAGGGTGGCAGTGGTGGATAGTGTTGTTGGGGGACGTCTGAGGTTGGTGTATGAAGAGAGTGAGGACAAAACTGATGACTTCTGGTGCCATATGTACAGCCCACTCATTCATCATATTGGCTGGTCTCGAAGTATAGGACACAGGTTCAAAAGATCTGGTAAGTTTGGTTTGGGTTATTGGTGTTTTGTAGGCAGTGTTGGCTGGGAGGAGTCTGGCTTTAGCAGTTCTGTTGCTTCTACCTTGAATAATGGTACTTGAGAATGTTATGTAATGTGGCCCAATTTTACGACACTCAGgaatttcagttaaaattaCAATTAACATATTATACAGCACTGGAGAAGCCAGAATAACCTTTAGGTTGATATGTAGTGTTTAGAAGATTCAATGATGAACAGAGACCAGCAAACTGTAGGTAGAAAAACCTTTAACTGCACAATTCAAGCATGATAAACTTCACTTTTCACGCTGATACCTGGAATTACAGCCCTACTCCACAAACTCCTACTTTCTTCTCATCTAACGCCTTCTTTCTACAATGCAACGTGGACATGTATCCTAGTAGAAACAGAATTTCTATTTACTGGCAAGTTTAAAGACTgtctaatattttatttttcaatatttacaTGATTTAGAGGGCATTAGAGAATGGGCTGGGAAAGTGAAGTGACAATGTGGTAGAAGGGACACAGCCTTTGCTACCCAAAATACAAAAgcaattgtattttaaaatagttaagGCTTCTagacaaacaaaaagaaagtctgggttttttattatttctctgttCATTTGAGCTGGTATCCCTTGTTAGAGGCAAAATTTCTGTAAGGCATTCCACAAGGTTTCCCTTCAGGGAAAGGCCTTCAGTTTTCCTAACGCTTCAACTTTCTCTGAAACCATTTATAAACAGatagagacacacacacatatatatatgtatttaaagTGATTATATGTTTGTTTTATAGAGGCAGCTCAGGTTGAAGTCAGCAAGGAAAATGAATGGATTATGTCCTCCTGATTGTGGTGGTAGTGTTACTAATAAACTGTGGTCCTCCCAACACCCGTGATTGTGTGGTATTGGTTAATatattcagaaaaacaaatattgtGTGCTCTGTGAACAAAACTTCTGAACAATATTATAGTACTATTATTATTCCTTGTAGATATTACAAAGAAACAGGATGGACATTTTGATGCACCCCCACACTTATTTATGAAGGTGAGTTGAGTAGCTAGAGTACTCTTTGCAGAGTTGATTGAGGACCTTCAGTTCCTCTTGTGTGTAAACCAGATCTGAAACTCTGTTTACATCCTGGCCCAGCACAAGTGTTTCTGCTTGTGTTATCCAATCTGACCTCCTTGATAAGCAGAGGTGGTAAAACAGATATTTCAGTCTGTTGCTTTAGCAGTGTGGTGGTATGTTTTGTTCCAGGCTCATTACAttctttgtttctgctgctgttctgtgattctttaGGTAAAAGAGGTTGATGCAGCTGGAGAGTGGTTTAAAGAAGGAATGAAATTGGAAGCTATAGACCCCCTAAACCTGTCAGCAATATGTGTGGCAACTATCAGAAAGGTAAGAAAGCAACTGTGCATTTTGAGGAGGCGAAGAGGAATCCTTTTCCCCTAACCTTTACTCAGGCTTGAAACAAGAAGCTCAAAATCAAAATTAGGAGAGTTCATTTGCACAGTGAATGGGATATGTCTATCAATTGTTTATATACAACCACTATAAAAATGTACTCATGTAAATTCGACTTTAAGCTCTGGAAAATCAGCCTTACCTTTAATTAGAATGTATTTGTGAGAGGAATTtgcaggaaaatattctgcTACTTATACCAAGTGTTTTACAACTGTTCAAAAGCAGACCTCGTCTTGCTGACTTGCAGAAGTCTGTGAAGATATTTTAAGGCTGTCCTTCTTTCTTAGTTTGATTGAAAGGGAGCCAGTCCATGTGAAATCtgctttaaaagagaaaatgtaaaaagcagCTTACCTGAATTGTTTAACCTCTCCAGTAAGGAGAATTGTTGTGATTTTGAGTAATGGTGTACTGAATATCCTTGCAAGCTGAAGAATAGAAAGATctagaaataaaactgttgttcaaaagaaaaataaactagagatcagaaaaataaatgttcatcTCATAACTTTGCAGTTATCAAAGGTACGTGTTACAGTTGTATTCACAGTCCTAACACAGATATGATTTGGAGGGTTTTTGTTATAATTGAATGTGCTTCTAAGTGTGCTTCCATTATTATTGAATTGCTCTCACTCCTGAAACATTGCTTGCTTTCTAGCTTTCTCACCCAGCTGAAGGTATTTAATGtgaaattttgtttctctttaccAAGGTGTTAGCAGATGGCTATCTCATGATTGGGATTGATGGCTCAGAAGCAGCAGATGGGTCTGATTGGTTTTGTTACCATGCCACTTCCCCTTCTATTTTCCCTGTTGGTTTCTGTGAAATTAACATGATTGAACTAACTCCACCCAGAGGTACAGGTAGCATTCTGACACCTTTTATTGCTCAGTGATACTGTATGTGCCATATGCTATGTTTCTTAACTCACCCTATAAAATTCAGGTCATCTCTTAGGACTTTCTCAAGTCTGAAACAAATACAACAGCTTTACTTTCAAGTAATCTAAACCAGAGGTCACcaaattttcatttagaaaaagtTAGATTGATTATTGGCTGAAATAATTTGCATATGCTGTCAGAAATTGAGGATTCCACTAAGTGGAAAGTGTCGGAGTCACTAAAAGGGCTCTTCAGAAAGTGTCACTGCTTGGGATGTCCTGACACCAAAACAATTAATGAACACTGTAAAGAATCTCAGGCTAATTCACAACTGCACCAGTCAAATTTTGGAAGGCTATGCACAAACTTGAGCTTTAGGACTGTAGAGTAAATAAACCCCTCTGTGAGGAAAAGTTGTGTGTTCACAAGCACATGTGCCTACAGAAGACTTtgcttcccttttcccattttttgccTTGGTCTGGTACATTTTAAGAGGATCATAGCTGTATAACAGCTGACAGATGACAATGATTTTCTATGGCTTTTTCCCTCCATTCTCATTCTTGCAGACTTCTATTTGTGTttaataaagtatttttctagGTAATAACTACAGTGTAATGCAACATGAAGAAAGTAATTTCATATGATTTTTGTAGTGGTACAGtgacagctctgtcaccctAGAGTGCGTGGAAAGTGCAGTTATACagatttagggtttttttttttcagtcagcttATTTAGTGAGTTTATTACCTAGAAATTCATGGGCACCAGCATCCCTCAAAAATCTGAGGTGCAGAGACTCTTGCAATAGAAgtttttatgggaaaaaaacttCTTGTATATCAGTACATATCAATCAGTTTAGAAATACATATATGAAACTGATGAGACAGAATAGTAGAAAAACTTGCCTTTAGGTTTCACTCTTGAAACACTACTTTCAAAATGTGGATTTTGTTGTTAGCACATTTATGATACTTATAGTGTTTCTTGTATCTTGTCAATCTAATTCTTTGTAATgtacattttcccttttattgcAGTTCTTCCTAAGTCCTGTATCATCAGCGAGAGGGGATTATAAATCACACGTGCAATAATCTAAAAGTCATTTGGAAGAGGAATTACTAGCAGCAAAATACAGAGCATAATGCCCATTAGCAGTTTTAATAGGTCCAAAGTAATCAAAGCTCCTTAGCTCCAATGAGGAGTGCACTTTGCTTTCCAAATTATGGGCTGGAAAATGGACAGCTTCTTAATTCTGCTTGGCCTGACAAGGCCCATGTGCACATTTCCTGTGTGTGATGAACTTGAGTACAAATATATTGGTGTAGCAGAGGAATGTTACattgagaaggaaaacaataataTGCAGAACTGATACAGTATTGCCATTATTAATTAACTCTCCAGCTGCCTCTATTCATGGATAGATTTTATAGCCACTGTGAGCACTCTTATTCAAGTTGCATTTAGTATTGTGGATAACTTCAGTTGCTGTGAAATCATTGGACTTTGCAAAGCTTATTCCTCCCAAACTTCTTCATCCAATGCTGAAATCAGTAAAAGATGAAGATGCTTGGGCGTTTTGAAGGATAGGATTGAGTTTTGGGCTGTGGGTACTGAGAGTGGCAACCCTCTACCCCCACAGAGGTGAGATGCAGACCTCTCCTGTAGCTCCCACACCATGCCCACTGCACTGCAGATTTTCAGGATGTCCATCACTACACAGTGATGCAGAGAAATCCTTCAGGCTATTGTTCCTCCAGCTAGAATTAGAGTATTATTAGTTTAAGCAGTTGTTAAAATTGCTCAAAGGAAAAGATATTCATGTGTTTTATGCATATTCAGTAGCAGCTACATATCTTTTTGAGaatgattttcttccctttataatagctttaaaaaattctctAGTTTTCCATATTACTGCTATTTTTACccttattaaaattttaaaatatccacGTTTATTCTTGCTGTTCTGTTCCTGACAATTTAGGTGTTTAAATAGTGGAGCTATTTCCCCACAGGGAAGAAATTGGATGGTCTCATTCTGTATCTGTTCTGGGTCATTTGTGTAGGGCATTTGTTGAGATAAGAATCTTCATGGACAAAAAACTTCCAGTTTAAGTGATTAATCTTAACTGAAATGGTATCTTTTACATTACCCAGtgcttaatttttcttgttagTTGCAAATGGGCAATGTCTAGATGTCTTTTTGTCCCTTAGATCAAAGCTCAGAGACTGGAAGTTTCTGCTACTGATGTTTgacttttgttgtttttttaactgtaaCACACTCCCAATGTGCTAATTTTGCTGTTGTTCTTACATGTGAAGTTTGCAGTTGATgtatgaaaatgtttaaattcaCAGGTTATGCAAAACTCCCTTTTAAATGGTTTGACTACCTCAGGGAAACTGACTCAATAGCTGCACCAGTAAAGCTCTTCAATAAGGTAATGAAATTATATGTGTTTGTACTGGAATTAgcattttctttacatttttgcATAGTGCATGGGATGGACCCATTTGTTAAATACACTTTTGAAAAGCTAAAACTTTTAGAGATAAGAACCATTTGAGTAAAAAAAAGGTTGGTATCTCTGAAAAGTTAAACATATGCAGAGGTACAGGAAACTTCATCAATGatacttgggttttttttctctattaagTGGATTGAAATCCCTGTTTCAGCACTGTGCTTAAACTATCTTGATGAGCATGTCTGTTTACTgatgtttgctttctttgcttccCCAGGAAGTTCCAAACCACGGGTTTCATGTCGGCATGAAACTAGAGGCAGTAGATCTGATGGAGCCTCGCCTGGTGTGTGTGGCCACAGTGACGCGCATTATTCACCGGCTTCTGAGGATACACTTCGATGGCTGGGAAGATGAATATGATCAGTGGGTGGATTGTGAGTCCCCAGATCTGTATCCTGTGGGATGGTGTCAGCTCACTGGATAtcagctccagcctccagcGCCGCAGTGTGAGTCCTGCTTTGTCAgtaatggaaattaatttaatgggGGCTCATTTTACTAACCTTTTTCAGTTAAGCCTCCAGGCataacagaaatagaaaaaactCTTGCTAATGCCTGGAAGTTCTAATTGACAGTTCTAATCTTTCCCACTTTGATTTCTAAAGTACTTCAGAGTGTTTTTTTCAATGCTAGAAGATGCTGATTTGATGCTGGGCAAAAGCCTCTTGTCAGTTCTGGAGGAGCTCACTGAGAATTTATATTGCTTTAAGACTGCCAGTGTATCTGTTTCACCTCCTGAATTTGGTGGAACTCAGCCTGTGCAGAAGCTGTATGTAATTTATTATATCACAGCTTGTCCTGTCTGATCACATGATAATAACTGATGAAATGCATTTCACCTGTTTTTTAATAAGAGGGTAATGAGTGAGTTCTTGTTAAGTAGTTTAATGCAAATTGATTTTCCACAGTAAATTTCTGTCTGTGTTCAGTCACTAAGGAAAAATTCTGTAACTGTGTAGCAGCTTTGACACATTttaaagtttggggttttttaaaataagcataaATTTTGAATTCTTCATTTTTGCAGCATCAAGAGATAGCCAGTCAAGTTCGtccaaacagaagaaaaaagctaaATCACAACAGTACAAAGGACATAAGAAAAGTGGGTGACAAAATAGTGTTTGCACTTTACCTGATGTGTTAAAGTTTGTGGTCTCTACCTAAATCTCTGTTCtatttggaaatgtttgtgtCTAAACAGGTGTTATACTTAAAGGTGCAGTATGCCACAAAAAGAACTTTTTCATTGAGAATAACCATTTTTTATAACTCGTGGTAGGGTAGATGttgctaataataataataatctatTAATTGTAGATGGACAatggttaaaatatttttgttttctgacatAATTTCAGTTAAATAATATATTGGCTGTGTACTATATTGGTAGTTGTACTGCCTTGTACAAAATACTCAGGTATCAACACACTGCAGGACAGTTGCCAGGTTGATAGATTTAGCTTCATATTTGCTTGATTACTCCCTTAAGCTTGCCTTAgtctgcccaggctgccctgtcAGCACTCTGTACTGACTCTGGAATACATCCAGAACGGTTTCTCCTGTTCATGTGTTATCCATTAACAGATTGGGGAAAAAGGAACCCAAATGCCACCTTTAGACCCTGAGGAAAACATGTATTCTCTTCTGCACACCTCTCAACACTTCTGAAGGAATCCTTTAGTTTCTCTTCATGTTCCTGCTGGTGTGTACATGCCACGTTTAACAAGCCCTTGATGCCAAAGAGAAGCCTTGCTTATGGGAGAGTGTTCTGGAGCATCTATTTCTGCACAAATGTTCTTTTGTGCTAAATCTACACCTGCattgcatttctgcagtgcaAAGACATATGCAATCTGAATTTCTGTATCATTAGATCTTGCAATTCCTATGAAACACCTGTGTTCCTTGGTTTCTGATACTCGGTGATCAATTGAGGGGATGAGTATGATGAATTGAGGGGAACTTTTCAACTTTTCAGACCTGAGTTTTGGTAAGGCTggacaaaattaattttgtttgtggTGTGGTTAGCCTTGTCATTGTCcagagatagatagatatacatatatattgaAACCAGCAAGGCCATACCTTTTCAGTCTCTGGGAAGGAGGCATCACCTTGATACCATCTAATCAATTTAAAGCATGTTTGAAATTGGCCAGAACTCATTAATTATGTGCATATTCCTCAGCATCATTCATTGCCTGACTGCAGTAGCTGTTGGACATATGCAGACACAGTGCAGGGGATGTTTTCATGGAATGAAAACTGCTTTGAATTGAATCAGTGGAAGATTAACAAAACAGTGTCTGTTCTGAAACTTCTTGTCCATGGGAGATCTCAGTAGGAGTTCAAAcccaattttttcccctttggtaTCATCATGAGCACAGGAGGAAGGTTCAGCTCTTTGCCTTCATTTGTATGAAGTGGTTTTGCTCTCTAGTAAATTCCTGGTGCTGCTTTAGGGTGCATGAGTACTTTGCATCTTTCAGTCATTGAAATGATCTCTTGAGCACTGAAATTCTCCTGTTGGactgcttcatttttaaaaagaacgTACAGCCAGTCTTGCAGAAGAAGAGGCTGTTCCCAGAGATTCACCCAACTGTGGAGCATATTGCTCTATTTGCATTGGTTTTGGGAGGTTTGAATGTCATGGCATCAGACAGTGTATCTCTGTGTCCTGGCAAATCACTGAGACAATGTGAAAAGGAAATACCTCGCCCAGTCTGcattcatttttccttcagttagATGACTTCaattagttttcctttttcgTATTTCAAGCAATTTGATGCGTAGCTGTAACTAAGCTTTTCTAATGGAGGATTGTAGTTAAAAGTTGAATAATATGAACAAATGAAGTAAGGTATCATTAAATATCTAAATGTTAGGACTTTGGTTCAAATGAGCCAGAGGCAATACAAATCATGGCAACTGCTGTTACTCCTGTACCTGCAGGAGCTTCCTGCTCAGGGGAGAGAAGGTAAACAACATGTATGGAGGGTTGGTTTGTATCCCTGACCTCTGTATAGCCTTTGCTTAAGGCACTGCAGCATAGCCAAGTAGCCAGTTGTGTGTCTTATCATTTAGACAGCACTTTGTTGCCCCCCAGAGATGAGGAATCTTGATCAGAGTTGGGCATGATGCAGGGAGAAgtatttgggagaaaaaaataaggaagggATTGTGGATTCTGTAGGTGGAAGGAGGAATCTATTAGAGAAAGATGAGGAGATCTTGcattgtgctgcagcagctttttgaCATCTTCTTCTAtcttaattttcaaattttatttttatttagctcAAGAGCTTGTTTCAACATAGAATATTTATAAAAGAATAATCAAATGGCTTATAAATTACTGCAGGGCTGTCAGTAGCAGCAGGTtctgggttggggttttttcctgtcactgcatatttctgcatttcaagaCACGTTCACAAGGTATATAAACTATATATTGAATGATTATAAACCTTGATACTTTTCTCATTCATTTAGTCAgagagaataatttatttttgtatgatCAACCCTTTAATGTGGCTACTACACCTTTAATGAATGtttacatgttttattttcagtgttctttTCATTGTGCTCGTATTTTGATAATCATCTCTAGTGAAACCAGAAAAGTAATTGTGACATTGCTATccataatatttttctcttaatctcatttctatttaattttgacaaaagaaggaaagattaaaagtacaaaaaatgttttgctttaatGAAATTTACCTTCTCGGatcttaaaattttattgaTGGATTGAGAAATCTTTGTTAATATGTTCTGTTGTCTCACATAGACTGTTTGCAATAACTGTTTGCTAAGTAATTTGAATTGTAGGTTAACTGGTGGCCATTTCCAATCTTCGCTTGCATAACAACTAAATAGGAAGcaaagtgttttaaaagttAACGTGGT contains the following coding sequences:
- the MBTD1 gene encoding MBT domain-containing protein 1 isoform X3; the protein is MENTKELTEHSSRVERKRRDSFGMFDGYDSCSEDTSSSSSSDESEEEVAPLASSLPIIKNNGQVYTYPDGKSGMATCEMCGMVGVRDAFYSKTKRFCSVSCSRSYSSNSKKASILARLQVGKPPTKKAKVLQKQPLVAKLAAYAQYQATLQNQAKTKTAAVPVEGFSWGNYINSNSFTAAPVTCFKHAPMGTCWGDISEGVRVEVPNTDCSLPTKVFWIAGIIKLAGYNALLRYEGFENDSSLDFWCNICGSDIHPVGWCATSGKPLVPPRTIQHKYTNWKAFLVKRLTGAKTLPPDFSQKVSESMQYPFKTSMRVEVVDKTHLCRTRVAVVDSVVGGRLRLVYEESEDKTDDFWCHMYSPLIHHIGWSRSIGHRFKRSDITKKQDGHFDAPPHLFMKVKEVDAAGEWFKEGMKLEAIDPLNLSAICVATIRKVLADGYLMIGIDGSEAADGSDWFCYHATSPSIFPVGFCEINMIELTPPRGTGYAKLPFKWFDYLRETDSIAAPVKLFNKEVPNHGFHVGMKLEAVDLMEPRLVCVATVTRIIHRLLRIHFDGWEDEYDQWVDCESPDLYPVGWCQLTGYQLQPPAPQSSRDSQSSSSKQKKKAKSQQYKGHKKMTSLQLKEELLDGEEYSFLQGTSDQESNGSASYYIKQEP
- the MBTD1 gene encoding MBT domain-containing protein 1 isoform X6; the encoded protein is MENTKELTEHSSRVERKRRDSFGMFDGYDSCSEDTSSSSSSDESEEEVAPLASSLPIIKNNGQVYTYPDGKSGMATCEMCGMVGVRDAFYSKTKRFCSVSCSRSYSSNSKKASILARLQVGKPPTKKAKVLQKQPLVAKLAAYAQYQATLQNQAKTKTAVPVEGFSWGNYINSNSFTAAPVTCFKHAPMGTCWGDISEGVRVEVPNTDCSLPTKVFWIAGIIKLAGYNALLRYEGFENDSSLDFWCNICGSDIHPVGWCATSGKPLVPPRTIQHKYTNWKAFLVKRLTGAKTLPPDFSQKVSESMQYPFKTSMRVEVVDKTHLCRTRVAVVDSVVGGRLRLVYEESEDKTDDFWCHMYSPLIHHIGWSRSIGHRFKRSDITKKQDGHFDAPPHLFMKVKEVDAAGEWFKEGMKLEAIDPLNLSAICVATIRKVLADGYLMIGIDGSEAADGSDWFCYHATSPSIFPVGFCEINMIELTPPRGTGYAKLPFKWFDYLRETDSIAAPVKLFNKEVPNHGFHVGMKLEAVDLMEPRLVCVATVTRIIHRLLRIHFDGWEDEYDQWVDCESPDLYPVGWCQLTGYQLQPPAPQSSRDSQSSSSKQKKKAKSQQYKGHKKMTSLQLKEELLDGEEYSFLQGTSDQESNGSASYYIKQEP
- the MBTD1 gene encoding MBT domain-containing protein 1 isoform X1, with product MENTKELTEHSSRVERKRRDSFGMFDGYDSCSEDTSSSSSSDESEEEVAPLASSLPIIKNNGQVYTYPDGKSGMATCEMCGMVGVRDAFYSKTKRFCSVSCSRSYSSNSKKASILARLQVAGKPPTKKAKVLQKQPLVAKLAAYAQYQATLQNQAKTKTAAVPVEGFSWGNYINSNSFTAAPVTCFKHAPMGTCWGDISEGVRVEVPNTDCSLPTKVFWIAGIIKLAGYNALLRYEGFENDSSLDFWCNICGSDIHPVGWCATSGKPLVPPRTIQHKYTNWKAFLVKRLTGAKTLPPDFSQKVSESMQYPFKTSMRVEVVDKTHLCRTRVAVVDSVVGGRLRLVYEESEDKTDDFWCHMYSPLIHHIGWSRSIGHRFKRSDITKKQDGHFDAPPHLFMKVKEVDAAGEWFKEGMKLEAIDPLNLSAICVATIRKVLADGYLMIGIDGSEAADGSDWFCYHATSPSIFPVGFCEINMIELTPPRGTGYAKLPFKWFDYLRETDSIAAPVKLFNKEVPNHGFHVGMKLEAVDLMEPRLVCVATVTRIIHRLLRIHFDGWEDEYDQWVDCESPDLYPVGWCQLTGYQLQPPAPQSSRDSQSSSSKQKKKAKSQQYKGHKKMTSLQLKEELLDGEEYSFLQGTSDQESNGSASYYIKQEP